A genome region from Triticum aestivum cultivar Chinese Spring chromosome 2B, IWGSC CS RefSeq v2.1, whole genome shotgun sequence includes the following:
- the LOC123042568 gene encoding G-type lectin S-receptor-like serine/threonine-protein kinase B120: MAMLYIPIFFLLFLSSFCKPDDQLTQGKPLTDRDILISENRVFALGFFSPTSSNKSFYLGIWYHSLPGPQTIVWIANRDDPIINPSSMMLKVTNNSRMVLSNSEGRDIWMAANNITTEAVGAYAVLLNSGNFILRSSDDQDIWLSFDNPTDTVLPSMRFVVSYKAQVIARLVAWKGPDDPSSGDFSCSGDPRSPDLQLVTLNKARVYCRIIVWDGVSVSGRTFLTITSSILYQTVVNSGDEFSFMFTLSNNSPFVRLMLDYTGKLKALAWDNHSMSWTVINELPNNACDLYGSCGPFGYCDFTEAIPTCQCFDGFEPVDSSNSFKGCQRTQALKCRKQSHFTSFPGMKVPDMFLHIRNRNLDDCAAECINNCSCTAYAYADLSSGGAMADPSRCLVWLGELIDAQKATGGGENLYLRLADSPVHKKTSPVKIVLPIISCLLLLACIVFVWMYKYRGKWAKKKNQKKLMLGYISTSNSLEGNNTEFPCFSYEDILSATNFFADSSLLGHGGFGKVYKGTLEGGNEVAVKRLSKSSGQGIVEFKNEIVLIAKLQHKNLVRLLGCCIHEDEKLLIYEYLANKSLDAFLFDHARKHVLDWLTWFKIIKGVARGLLYLHQDSRLTVIHRDLKASNILLDIEMTPKISDFGMARIFGANQNHANTTWVVGTYGYMSPEYAMGGAFSVKSDTYSFGVLLLEIVSGMKISSPQLNMEFCSLISYAWRLWEDGKATELVDSFIVASCSLHEIVRCIHVGLLCVQDNPNDRPLMSSVMFMLENESAMLPPPKHPVYFALGNYEGEQAREGMSSTNEMSMTMLKGC, encoded by the exons ATGGCTATGCTCTACATTCCCATCTTCTTCCTACTATTCTTGAGTTCATTCTGCAAACCCGATGACCAGCTCACACAAGGAAAGCCACTCACTGACCGCGACATTCTCATCTCCGAGAACAGGGTCTTTGCTCTGGGATTCTTCTCCCCGACAAGCTCCAACAAGAGTTTTTACCTTGGCATATGGTACCACAGCCTCCCCGGGCCACAGACTATCGTGTGGATCGCCAACCGAGACGACCCAATCATCAACCCTTCGTCCATGATGCTCAAGGTAACTAACAATTCTCGCATGGTATTATCCAACTCCGAAGGCCGTGATATTTGGATGGCAGCAAACAACATCACTACTGAGGCGGTAGGAGCTTATGCAGTATTACTCAACTCAGGGAACTTTATCCTCCGGTCTTCGGACGACCAGGACATATGGTTGAGCTTCGATAATCCGACCGATACCGTCCTTCCAAGTATGAGATTTGTGGTGAGCTACAAGGCACAAGTCATCGCACGGCTTGTTGCTTGGAAGGGCCCAGATGACCCATCTTCTGGGGACTTCTCATGCAGCGGCGACCCAAGATCCCCAGACCTTCAGTTGGTAACATTGAACAAGGCTAGGGTATATTGCCGTATCATTGTGTGGGACGGTGTGTCGGTGTCCGGCCGCACATTTCTAACCATCACTAGCTCCATCTTGTACCAAACAGTTGTCAACTCTGGAGACGAGTTCAGTTTCATGTTCACCCTCTCCAACAACTCACCATTCGTGCGCCTCATGCTTGACTACACTGGCAAGTTGAAGGCTCTAGCCTGGGACAACCACTCCATGTCATGGACAGTCATCAATGAGCTCCCCAATAATGCTTGTGATCTGTATGGCTCATGTGGCCCGTTTGGCTATTGTGACTTCACCGAGgccattccaacatgtcagtgctTTGATGGGTTTGAGCCTGTAGACAGTAGTAACTCTTTTAAAGGATGTCAGAGAACACAGGCGCTTAAATGCCGCAAGCAAAGCCATTTCACGTCTTTTCCTGGAATGAAGGTTCCTGACATGTTCTTGCATATACGCAACAGAAACTTGGATGACTGTGCAGCTGAGTGCATCAACAATTGCTCGTGTACAGCGTATGCTTATGCCGACTTGAGTAGCGGAGGTGCTATGGCGGATCCGTCAAGGTGCTTAGTTTGGTTAGGGGAGCTTATTGATGCTCAGAAGGCAACCGGCGGTGGCGAGAACCTATACCTCCGACTTGCCGATTCTCCTG TTCACAAGAAAACCAGTCCAGTAAAGATTGTACTCCCCATTatatcatgcctgctactactgGCATGCATAGTCTTCGTCTGGATGTACAAATATAGAG GCAAATGGGCAAAGAAGAAAAACCAGAAGAAACTGATGCTAGGATACATTAGCACATCCAACTCACTAGAAGGCAATAATACGGAATTTCCATGTTTTAGCTATGAAGACATACTTTCAGCAACAAATTTTTTCGCGGATTCCAGCTTGCTTGGACATGGAGGTTTTGGCAAAGTTTACAAG GGCACATTGGAAGGTGGAAATGAAGTTGCTGTCAAAAGGCTTAGTAAGAGCTCTGGACAAGGTATAGTGGAGTTCAAAAATGAAATAGTTCTCATTGCAAAACTGCAGCACAAGAACCTAGTCAGACTTCTCGGCTGTTGCATCCATGAAGATGAGAAGTTATTGATCTACGAGTACTTAGCTAATAAAAGTTTGGATGCCTTTCTTTTTG ATCATGCACGAAAACATGTGCTCGATTGGTTGACATGGTTCAAAATAATTAAAGGAGTAGCAAGAGGCCTTCTTTATCTCCATCAAGATTCAAGATTAACAGTAATTCACAGAGATCTCAAAGCAAGCAACATTTTGTTGGATATTGAAATGACTCCTAAAATTTCAGATTTTGGTATGGCAAGAATCTTTGGTGCAAACCAGAATCATGCTAACACAACCTGGGTCGTCGGAACATA TGGTTATATGTCCCCTGAATATGCAATGGGAGGTGCATTTTCTGTGAAATCGGACACTTATAGCTTTGGGGTTCTTCTCTTGGAGATTGTTAGTGGCATGAAGATTAGCTCACCTCAGCTCAACATGGAATTTTGTAGCCTTATATCTTAT GCTTGGAGATTATGGGAAGATGGAAAAGCTACCGAACTGGTGGACTCCTTCATTGTTGCGAGCTGCTCACTTCATGAAATTGTACGGTGCATTCATGTGGGACTTTTGTGTGTCCAAGACAATCCAAATGATAGACCACTAATGTCCTCGGTTATGTTTATGTTAGAGAATGAAAGTGCAATGCTTCCACCTCCAAAGCATCCTGTATACTTTGCTCTAGGTAATTATGAAGGTGAACAAGCCAGGGAGGGAATGAGTTCCACAAATGAAATGAGTATGACAATGCTCAAGGGCTGTTAG
- the LOC123042569 gene encoding uncharacterized protein — translation MATPPPPPPPAFVYRISTGDEWAELQRTGGTLGGDLDRSTGCFHLSDLAQVKMTLKNYFHGQNDLYLLQIDTAKIADGLIYEAADGCNYFPHLYGPDRSFAPLRLSAVVKADKIELASNDFTCSLLDGAAI, via the exons AtggcaacgccgccgccgccgccgccgccagcgttcGTGTACCGGATCAGCACGGGGGATGAGTGGGCGGAGCTCCAGCGCACCGGCGGCACCCTCGGCGGCGACCTCGACCGCTCCACCGGCTGCTTCCACCTCAGCGACCTCGCCCAG GTGAAGATGACCCTAAAGAATTATTTCCATGGGCAAAATGATCTATACCTGCTACAAATTGACACTGCCAAG ATTGCAGATGGCTTAATTTATGAGGCAGCTGATGGCTGTAACTACTTCCCTCATTTGTATGGCCCTGATCGGAGCTTTGCACCCCTTCGCCTAAGTGCTGTTGTCAAGGCAGACAAAATAGAGCTGGCGAGCAATGATTTTACTTGCAGTCTTCTTGATGGAGCGGCCATCTAA